A genomic stretch from Astatotilapia calliptera chromosome 4, fAstCal1.2, whole genome shotgun sequence includes:
- the LOC113020692 gene encoding suppressor of cytokine signaling 3-like, whose amino-acid sequence MVTHSKFDSAMSSSPLDSKMRLSYHYKTFTSKTQYQMVLSTFQKLQESGFYWSTITGKEANAMLASEKVGTFLIRDSADHRHLFTLSVKTASGTKNLRIQYDSNSFYLQTDPKNVQSVPHFDCVLKLVHFYMAQNKGNIQSGNIYYIYCSGQKIPLELIRPLSCCMSTLQHLCRKTVNGHLNISSKRDQLPHNLKDFLQEYDAPI is encoded by the coding sequence ATGGTAACTCACAGCAAGTTTGACTCCGCGATGAGTAGCAGCCCCTTGGACTCCAAAATGCGGCTGTCTTACCATTACAAAACTTTCACCTCGAAAACTCAGTATCAGATGGTCCTGTCCACTTTTCAAAAGCTCCAGGAGAGTGGCTTCTACTGGAGCACCATCACCGGCAAGGAGGCCAATGCCATGCTGGCGTCCGAGAAAGTGGGCACGTTTCTGATCCGTGACAGCGCTGACCACCGACACCTTTTCACCCTCAGTGTCAAAACGGCCTCAGGCACCAAGAACCTTCGCATCCAATATGATTCAAACTCTTTTTACCTGCAAACTGACCCTAAGAACGTTCAGTCTGTTCCCCACTTTGACTGCGTTCTCAAGCTGGTTCATTTCTACATGGCTCAGAATAAAGGGAACATTCAAAGTGGGAATATCTACTACATTTACTGCAGTGGGCAGAAGATCCCTCTGGAGCTCATCCGACCTCTCTCCTGCTGCATGTCCACTTTGCAGCACCTGTGCAGGAAAACCGTCAATGGACATTTGAACATTTCTTCCAAAAGAGACCAACTTCCTCATAATTTGAAGGACTTCCTCCAGGAGTATGACGCTCCTATCTAG